From one Geoalkalibacter halelectricus genomic stretch:
- the gatA gene encoding Asp-tRNA(Asn)/Glu-tRNA(Gln) amidotransferase subunit GatA has protein sequence MALIDLSLREMQQQLRERKVSSVELTRAFLERIAAVDERVNAFITRCDAQALAGAQEADRRLAAGDAAPLTGIPLALKDIFSTEGVLTTCASKILANYIPPYDATAVARLKAQDAVLLGKLNMDEFAMGSSNENSAYGVVRNPWNLETVPGGSSGGSAAAVAARQVPATLGTDTGGSIRQPAAHCGVVGLKPTYGRVSRYGVVAYASSLDQVGPLAANVEDCALLLQAVAGYDPLDSTSVDTPVPDYQAGLRDGVKGLRIGLPREYFIDGLDADVKQALDEAIAVYRGLGAEIVEVSLPHTDYALACYYLIAPAEASSNLARYDGVRYGVRAAAAQNLIDMYTQSRAAGFGAEVKRRIMLGTYALSSGYYDAYYLKAQKVRTLIRQDYFDAFARCDLLLTPVAPTPAFRIGEKTDDPLHMYLSDIFTIPLNLAGTCGLALPCGFSKAGLPIGMQLAGRPFDEATLLRVGHAYEQATDWHKRKAPL, from the coding sequence ATGGCTTTGATTGATCTTTCCCTGCGCGAGATGCAACAGCAACTTCGGGAGCGCAAGGTTTCCTCCGTCGAATTGACGCGCGCCTTTCTTGAGCGCATCGCCGCCGTGGACGAGCGGGTGAATGCTTTTATTACTCGCTGCGACGCGCAGGCCCTGGCGGGGGCCCAAGAAGCCGATCGGCGCCTCGCCGCGGGCGATGCGGCGCCCCTGACCGGCATTCCCCTGGCGCTCAAGGACATTTTCAGCACCGAGGGTGTGCTGACCACCTGCGCCTCGAAAATCCTCGCCAACTATATTCCCCCCTATGACGCCACCGCCGTCGCCCGCCTCAAGGCGCAAGACGCGGTGCTGCTCGGCAAGCTCAACATGGACGAGTTCGCCATGGGCAGCTCCAATGAGAACTCGGCCTATGGGGTGGTGCGCAATCCCTGGAATCTCGAGACCGTTCCCGGCGGTTCCTCGGGCGGCTCGGCCGCGGCGGTGGCGGCGCGTCAGGTGCCGGCGACCCTGGGCACCGATACCGGCGGCTCCATCCGCCAGCCCGCCGCCCATTGCGGGGTGGTGGGACTCAAGCCGACCTACGGGCGGGTGTCGCGCTACGGGGTGGTCGCCTACGCCTCGTCCCTCGATCAGGTCGGACCGCTGGCAGCCAACGTGGAGGACTGCGCGCTGCTTTTGCAGGCGGTCGCAGGCTATGACCCCCTGGATTCGACTTCGGTCGATACCCCCGTGCCCGACTATCAGGCCGGTCTGCGCGATGGTGTCAAAGGGCTGAGAATCGGCCTGCCGCGCGAGTATTTCATTGACGGTCTCGACGCCGACGTCAAGCAGGCCCTGGATGAGGCCATCGCCGTTTACCGCGGGCTTGGCGCCGAAATCGTCGAGGTGAGCCTGCCCCACACCGATTACGCCCTGGCCTGTTATTATCTGATCGCTCCCGCCGAGGCCTCCAGCAATCTGGCGCGCTACGACGGGGTGCGCTACGGGGTACGCGCCGCCGCGGCGCAGAATTTGATCGACATGTACACCCAGAGCCGCGCGGCGGGCTTCGGCGCCGAGGTCAAGCGGCGCATCATGCTCGGCACCTACGCCCTGTCCTCGGGCTATTACGATGCCTACTACCTCAAGGCCCAGAAGGTGCGCACCCTGATTCGGCAGGATTATTTCGATGCCTTTGCGCGCTGTGACCTGCTGCTGACGCCCGTGGCGCCGACCCCGGCCTTTCGCATCGGCGAGAAGACCGACGATCCCCTGCATATGTATCTCTCGGACATCTTCACCATCCCGCTGAATCTCGCCGGCACCTGTGGGCTGGCGCTGCCCTGCGGCTTTTCCAAAGCCGGGCTGCCCATCGGCATGCAACTGGCGGGCCGGCCCTTTGACGAGGCGACCCTGCTGCGCGTGGGGCACGCCTACGAGCAGGCGACGGATTGGCACAAGCGCAAAGCGCCGCTGTAA
- the glnE gene encoding bifunctional [glutamate--ammonia ligase]-adenylyl-L-tyrosine phosphorylase/[glutamate--ammonia-ligase] adenylyltransferase: protein MSGASFSTAVQACVAGDEARLAALLADLGYVDGKRSAVNLVLLHQALGEETLLEPLLRDALEAAGADDALNHLERLAAGLPAADLAAVLGSEVGRRHLLKILGASSFLAGILCRDRHYFQRLLPEGDLLRQKSRAEMAAELRDAIADEADFETLQAGLRRYKRREILRIGGRDLCGLADLVETTADLADLAGASLHRAYQICDRLLRAEYGAPLLEEGGGEPEFSVLGMGKLGGRELNFSSDIDLIYLYSSERGETAGIPDGRGATRNRIGLHQYFVKLAEMLTRAIAQVTADGFVFRVDLNLRPEGSRGEMAISQRGAEVYYESWGQSWERAALLKARPVAGSLALGERTLKSLEPFIYRRYLDYGMVEDIKTMKLKVDRNLARQREGELNLKLGRGGIREIEFFIQALQLIYAGKNPHLRERNSLRALELLRREGLIKDEDQRQLHAAYVFLRTVEHRIQVVQERQTHNLPKKDAELRLLARRSGYQDAAAFAADLERHRQGVHAIYRDLFFTSEEKIREDVRPEIQFLFDSAAESDLVKDLLEEKGFRNVEGAYENLLLLRDGGPYTHLTERGRRILDRIAPLLLQEVVDSPEPEMALNNLVRFFAALRARSTFYALLAENRQIVRMLVNLFGTSQFLSRIFIQHPEILDALVARQAAMIRKSKERLRGDLAEHLARAEDYEGKLDALRRFRSEEFLRIALHDLSGKLSLAEGTEQLSLLADVCLEQAVDIARAELLPRFGIPLARLENEEPREAAFAIVGLGKLGGHELTYHSDLDIIFIYEADGGNAPAPETDPERFRELTNQDYFSRLAQRVISVLTLQTREGYVYKIDTRLRPSGNQGPLVTSLPAFERYHEANAALWERQALTKARVITGPRDFARRLEDICLRQVYERPVPPQLKTEIYRLRSRMETEIARERADHFNIKTGRGGMVDVEFLAQYLQLLHGGAHHELRIANTTHLLGALHRLKFLDSADFQALGSGYVFLRRLENKLRLVHDQSINDLSGERAYLVKLARRLGYPERPLRADQAFLADYRRVTEDIRGVFQRFLGPEVGEADT from the coding sequence ATGAGCGGCGCGTCCTTCTCCACGGCGGTCCAGGCCTGCGTGGCCGGGGACGAAGCGCGCCTGGCCGCGCTGCTTGCCGACCTCGGCTATGTTGACGGGAAACGCAGCGCCGTCAATCTGGTGCTGCTGCATCAGGCCTTGGGAGAAGAGACTCTGCTCGAGCCCCTGCTGCGCGATGCCCTGGAGGCGGCCGGCGCCGACGACGCCCTCAACCATCTGGAACGCCTGGCCGCCGGCCTGCCCGCCGCGGACCTCGCCGCAGTGCTGGGTAGCGAGGTTGGGCGTCGCCATCTGCTCAAAATCCTCGGTGCCTCGTCCTTTTTAGCCGGCATTTTGTGCCGTGATCGCCACTATTTCCAACGTCTGTTGCCCGAGGGGGATCTGCTGCGACAAAAGAGTCGGGCCGAGATGGCCGCCGAGCTGCGGGACGCCATCGCCGATGAGGCCGACTTCGAGACCCTGCAGGCCGGGCTGCGCCGCTACAAGCGGCGCGAGATCCTGCGCATCGGCGGCCGGGATTTGTGCGGCCTGGCTGATTTGGTCGAGACCACTGCGGACCTCGCGGATCTGGCCGGCGCCAGCCTGCACCGCGCCTATCAGATCTGTGATCGGCTGTTGCGCGCCGAATACGGGGCGCCGCTTCTCGAAGAGGGGGGAGGCGAGCCGGAATTCAGCGTGCTGGGCATGGGCAAGCTGGGCGGGCGCGAACTCAATTTTTCCTCCGACATCGATCTCATCTACCTCTACTCCTCCGAACGCGGCGAAACCGCCGGGATTCCCGACGGGCGCGGCGCTACGCGCAACCGCATCGGCCTGCACCAGTATTTTGTCAAGCTGGCCGAAATGCTCACCCGCGCCATCGCCCAGGTGACCGCCGATGGCTTTGTGTTTCGCGTCGATCTCAACCTGCGCCCCGAAGGCAGCCGCGGCGAGATGGCCATCTCCCAGCGCGGCGCCGAGGTCTATTATGAAAGTTGGGGGCAGAGCTGGGAGCGTGCCGCGCTGCTCAAGGCCCGTCCGGTGGCCGGCTCTCTCGCTCTGGGGGAGCGCACCCTCAAGTCCCTGGAGCCGTTTATTTACCGGCGCTACCTCGACTACGGCATGGTCGAGGACATCAAGACCATGAAGCTCAAGGTCGATCGCAACCTGGCCCGGCAGCGCGAGGGGGAGCTCAACCTCAAACTCGGGCGCGGCGGCATTCGCGAAATCGAATTCTTCATCCAGGCATTGCAGCTTATCTATGCCGGAAAAAACCCGCACCTGCGCGAGCGCAACAGCCTGCGGGCGCTAGAGCTGCTGCGCCGCGAGGGCTTGATCAAGGACGAGGACCAGCGCCAGTTACATGCGGCCTATGTGTTCTTGCGCACCGTCGAGCACCGCATCCAGGTGGTGCAGGAGCGCCAGACCCACAACCTGCCGAAAAAGGACGCCGAGTTGCGCCTGCTCGCGCGGCGTAGCGGCTACCAGGACGCGGCCGCCTTCGCGGCCGACCTGGAGCGTCATCGCCAGGGCGTGCACGCCATTTACCGCGACCTTTTCTTTACCAGCGAGGAGAAGATCCGCGAGGATGTGCGCCCGGAGATCCAATTTCTCTTCGACTCCGCCGCGGAATCCGATCTGGTCAAGGATTTGCTCGAGGAAAAGGGCTTTCGCAATGTCGAGGGGGCCTACGAAAACCTGCTGCTGCTGCGAGATGGCGGCCCGTACACCCACCTCACCGAACGCGGCCGGCGCATTCTCGACCGCATCGCGCCGCTGCTGCTGCAAGAGGTGGTGGACTCGCCCGAGCCGGAAATGGCCCTTAACAACCTGGTGCGATTTTTCGCCGCCCTGCGCGCCCGTTCCACTTTTTACGCCCTGTTGGCGGAAAACCGGCAGATCGTTCGTATGCTGGTCAATCTCTTCGGCACCAGTCAGTTTCTGTCGCGCATCTTCATTCAACACCCGGAAATTCTCGATGCCCTGGTGGCCCGCCAGGCGGCGATGATCCGCAAGAGCAAGGAGCGTCTGCGCGGCGATCTGGCCGAGCATTTGGCGCGGGCCGAGGACTACGAAGGCAAGCTCGATGCCCTGCGGCGCTTTCGCAGCGAGGAGTTTCTGCGCATCGCCCTGCATGACCTCAGCGGCAAGCTCAGCCTCGCCGAGGGCACCGAACAGCTGTCATTGCTCGCTGATGTGTGCCTTGAGCAGGCAGTGGACATCGCGCGCGCCGAACTGCTGCCGCGCTTCGGTATCCCCCTGGCCCGCCTGGAAAATGAAGAGCCGCGCGAGGCTGCCTTCGCCATCGTCGGCCTGGGCAAGCTCGGCGGCCATGAACTGACCTACCATTCGGATCTCGACATCATCTTTATCTACGAGGCCGACGGCGGCAATGCCCCCGCCCCTGAAACCGACCCCGAGCGTTTCCGCGAACTCACCAACCAGGATTACTTCTCGCGCCTGGCGCAGCGGGTCATTTCGGTGCTGACCCTGCAAACCCGCGAAGGATACGTCTACAAAATCGACACCCGCTTGCGTCCCTCGGGCAACCAAGGCCCCCTGGTGACCAGCCTGCCGGCTTTTGAGCGCTACCACGAAGCCAATGCCGCGCTCTGGGAGCGCCAGGCCCTGACCAAGGCGCGGGTAATCACCGGTCCGCGGGATTTTGCCCGCCGCCTGGAAGACATCTGCCTGCGCCAGGTCTACGAACGCCCGGTGCCGCCGCAGCTCAAGACCGAAATCTACCGTCTGCGCAGCCGCATGGAGACCGAAATCGCCCGCGAGCGCGCCGACCATTTCAATATCAAGACCGGCCGCGGCGGCATGGTCGACGTGGAATTTCTCGCCCAGTACCTGCAACTCTTGCACGGCGGTGCCCATCACGAGTTGCGCATCGCCAACACCACGCATCTGCTCGGGGCGCTGCATCGCCTGAAATTCCTCGATTCCGCCGACTTTCAGGCGCTGGGCAGCGGCTATGTGTTTCTGCGCCGCCTGGAGAACAAGCTGCGCCTGGTGCATGATCAATCCATCAACGATCTGTCCGGCGAGCGCGCCTATCTGGTCAAGCTGGCCCGCCGTCTCGGCTACCCCGAGCGCCCCCTGCGCGCCGACCAAGCCTTTCTCGCGGATTATCGGCGGGTGACGGAAGACATTCGCGGCGTTTTTCAGAGATTTCTCGGACCGGAGGTGGGCGAAGCCGATACTTAG
- the gltA gene encoding NADPH-dependent glutamate synthase encodes MINNLSAKERLSIAREKMPEQDAALRSRNFAEVNLGLSLEQAMREAQRCLLCKSRPCVAGCPVEVDIPEFVACLAQGDLAAAAHALMRDNALPAVCGRVCPQEVQCEAKCVRGVRGLPVAVGYLERFVADWAMANSADLPGPPATVPSGKQAAVVGCGPAGLTAAGELATRGHEVTIFEALHDTGGVLRYGIPEFRLPKGIIDQEVRRLIDVGVRIECNVIIGKTLTLGQLREQYDAVFIGNGAGLPVMLGIDGENLKGVYSANEYLTRVNLMGAGQVFDSATPILRGRHVAVIGGGNTAMDCVRTARRLGAERAMIVYRRGESEMPARVEEVHHAKQEGVEFVMLTAPLAVLGDEAGWARALRCQKMALGEPDASGRRRPVSVAGSEFDLPAEVVINALGTRANPLLTATEPALKLNKWGNIETDERGATSLPGIFAGGDIVRGGATVILAMGDGKRAAAAMDAYLRSA; translated from the coding sequence ATGATCAACAATCTGAGCGCCAAAGAGCGGCTGAGCATCGCGCGTGAAAAGATGCCCGAGCAGGACGCCGCGCTGCGCAGCCGCAATTTTGCCGAGGTCAACCTCGGCCTGAGCCTGGAGCAGGCCATGCGCGAGGCGCAGCGCTGTTTGCTGTGCAAATCCCGTCCCTGTGTCGCCGGCTGTCCCGTCGAGGTGGATATTCCTGAGTTTGTGGCCTGTCTGGCCCAGGGCGATCTCGCCGCCGCGGCCCATGCCCTCATGCGCGACAACGCCCTGCCGGCAGTGTGCGGTCGGGTTTGTCCGCAGGAAGTTCAGTGCGAGGCCAAATGCGTGCGCGGGGTCCGCGGTCTGCCGGTGGCGGTCGGCTATCTCGAGCGTTTCGTCGCCGATTGGGCCATGGCCAACAGCGCCGATCTGCCGGGACCGCCTGCAACCGTTCCGAGCGGCAAGCAAGCGGCCGTGGTCGGCTGTGGGCCGGCGGGCCTGACGGCTGCCGGTGAACTGGCTACCCGCGGGCATGAGGTGACGATTTTCGAAGCCCTGCACGACACCGGCGGGGTGCTTCGCTACGGCATTCCCGAGTTCCGTTTGCCCAAGGGCATCATCGATCAGGAGGTGCGGCGCCTGATCGATGTCGGCGTGCGCATCGAGTGCAACGTCATCATCGGCAAAACCCTGACTCTAGGGCAGTTGCGGGAGCAGTACGACGCTGTATTCATCGGCAACGGTGCCGGACTGCCGGTCATGCTCGGAATTGACGGGGAAAATCTCAAGGGCGTCTACTCCGCCAACGAATACCTGACCCGCGTCAATCTCATGGGGGCCGGGCAGGTGTTCGACAGCGCCACGCCCATTCTGCGCGGCCGCCACGTGGCGGTGATCGGCGGCGGCAACACCGCCATGGATTGCGTGCGTACCGCCCGCCGCCTGGGGGCCGAAAGAGCCATGATCGTCTACCGTCGCGGCGAGAGCGAGATGCCCGCGCGTGTCGAGGAAGTTCACCATGCCAAGCAAGAGGGGGTTGAGTTCGTCATGCTCACCGCGCCCCTGGCGGTTTTGGGGGACGAAGCCGGTTGGGCGCGGGCCCTGCGGTGTCAGAAAATGGCCCTGGGCGAGCCGGACGCCTCGGGGCGGCGGCGTCCCGTGTCGGTGGCGGGCAGCGAATTCGACCTGCCGGCCGAGGTGGTGATCAATGCCTTGGGAACCCGCGCCAATCCATTGCTCACGGCGACCGAACCCGCCCTCAAGCTCAACAAGTGGGGCAATATCGAAACCGATGAGCGCGGCGCGACGAGCCTGCCGGGGATCTTTGCCGGGGGCGACATCGTGCGCGGCGGGGCCACGGTAATTCTTGCCATGGGCGACGGCAAGCGCGCCGCGGCGGCCATGGATGCCTATCTGCGCTCCGCCTGA
- the gatC gene encoding Asp-tRNA(Asn)/Glu-tRNA(Gln) amidotransferase subunit GatC: MKITSAEVEKVAGLARLALSADEIQALTGQMDAILSYVDKLDELDVADIVPTAHAVPVENALREDLVRPSIGSEKALANAPEAADGCFRVPRVIE, from the coding sequence ATGAAGATTACCTCCGCCGAGGTGGAAAAAGTCGCCGGATTGGCGCGCCTGGCCCTGTCGGCCGATGAAATACAGGCTCTTACCGGCCAAATGGATGCCATTTTGTCCTATGTCGACAAACTCGACGAACTCGATGTCGCCGACATCGTGCCCACGGCCCATGCGGTGCCGGTGGAAAACGCCCTGCGCGAGGATCTGGTGCGTCCCTCCATCGGTTCGGAAAAAGCCCTGGCCAATGCCCCCGAGGCGGCCGACGGCTGCTTCCGCGTGCCGCGTGTCATCGAATAG
- a CDS encoding sulfide/dihydroorotate dehydrogenase-like FAD/NAD-binding protein, whose protein sequence is MFKVLENEVLAPGLHRLVVEAPRVAAARRPGQFVIVRSAPGEERIPLTIGDADGASGTLTLFVQAIGAGTRKIVAVPPGGFLRDVAGPLGQPTHIENWGRVACIGGGVGTAVLYPLAKALAEAGNQVTTVIGGRSAEFILLEKELAAFSAEVRVTTEDGSRGRRGFVTLELEDLLRNPARRPRSVFAIGPVPMMRAVAEQTRPHGVATIVSLNPIMIDGTGMCGGCRVVVGTEARFACVDGPEFDGHLVDFQGLADRLTMYHEHEAQCRLAHAGGGMP, encoded by the coding sequence ATGTTTAAGGTATTGGAGAATGAGGTGCTGGCGCCGGGCCTGCACCGCCTGGTCGTGGAGGCGCCCCGCGTCGCGGCGGCGCGTCGTCCGGGGCAATTCGTCATCGTGCGCAGCGCACCCGGAGAGGAGCGTATTCCCTTGACCATCGGCGATGCCGATGGGGCGAGCGGCACTTTGACTTTGTTCGTGCAGGCCATCGGCGCGGGAACCCGCAAGATCGTCGCCGTGCCGCCGGGAGGATTTCTGCGCGACGTCGCCGGTCCCCTCGGACAGCCGACGCACATCGAAAACTGGGGCCGGGTGGCCTGCATCGGCGGCGGGGTGGGCACGGCCGTGCTTTACCCCCTGGCCAAGGCACTGGCCGAAGCCGGCAACCAGGTGACCACCGTCATCGGCGGACGCAGTGCGGAGTTCATCCTCCTCGAAAAGGAACTGGCGGCTTTTTCCGCCGAAGTTCGGGTGACGACCGAGGACGGCAGTCGCGGCCGCCGGGGCTTCGTCACCCTGGAACTTGAGGATTTGCTGCGCAATCCCGCGCGACGGCCGCGGAGCGTGTTCGCCATCGGTCCGGTACCAATGATGCGGGCTGTCGCCGAGCAGACGCGCCCGCACGGCGTTGCAACCATCGTCAGCCTTAATCCCATCATGATCGACGGCACGGGAATGTGTGGCGGCTGCCGGGTCGTCGTGGGAACCGAGGCGCGCTTTGCCTGTGTGGATGGTCCCGAATTCGACGGCCATCTGGTGGACTTTCAGGGATTGGCCGATCGTCTGACCATGTACCATGAGCATGAGGCGCAGTGCCGTCTGGCCCACGCCGGAGGAGGGATGCCATGA
- a CDS encoding OmpA family protein, whose amino-acid sequence MKKVLVLLMIAALAAAGCAQPPTKTQHGAAVGTGIGAAAGAGLGQAIGGDTRSTLIGAGIGAVVGGVTGGAIGRYMEQQEAALQQAVAGVEGASVQRNVNTIALTFKSDILFDINSATIKPGAYDEINRVANVLNQYPQTNILIAGHTDSTGSESYNQQLSERRAQSVKSALQGQGVSPMRMTTIGYGESRPIADNSTEFGRQLNRRVEITITPQG is encoded by the coding sequence ATGAAAAAAGTTCTAGTTCTGCTGATGATCGCCGCCCTTGCGGCGGCAGGCTGCGCCCAGCCGCCGACCAAGACCCAGCACGGCGCGGCCGTCGGCACCGGCATCGGCGCGGCCGCCGGAGCCGGCCTCGGCCAAGCCATCGGCGGCGACACCCGCAGCACCCTGATCGGCGCCGGCATCGGCGCGGTGGTCGGCGGCGTCACCGGCGGCGCCATCGGCCGCTACATGGAGCAGCAGGAAGCGGCTCTGCAGCAGGCCGTGGCCGGAGTGGAAGGCGCCAGCGTGCAGCGCAACGTCAACACCATCGCCCTGACCTTTAAGTCCGACATCCTCTTCGACATCAACTCGGCGACCATCAAGCCCGGCGCCTACGACGAGATCAATCGCGTGGCCAACGTGCTCAACCAGTATCCCCAGACCAACATCCTGATCGCCGGACACACCGACAGCACCGGCAGCGAGAGCTACAATCAGCAGCTCTCCGAACGCCGCGCCCAGTCGGTCAAGAGCGCCCTCCAGGGCCAGGGCGTGAGCCCCATGCGCATGACCACCATCGGCTATGGCGAAAGCCGCCCCATAGCCGACAACAGCACCGAATTCGGCCGCCAGCTCAACCGCCGGGTGGAGATCACCATTACCCCGCAGGGTTAA
- the mtnA gene encoding S-methyl-5-thioribose-1-phosphate isomerase has translation MSIKPILFESGVVKMLDQRRLPTEEVWNDYHDYQGVAEAITTMVVRGAPAIGVAAALGAALGARDIAARDFDGFFAQFEKICAVLAATRPTAVNLFWALDRMKSCARGNAQSPLPELKERLLAEALEIAAEDERLNRDLGRNGAPLILDGARVLTHCNAGALATGGYGTALGVIRAAVEQGKQLLVYADETRPFLQGSRLTAWELLRDGIPVTLICDNMAGYLMSKGEIDCVIVGADRIAANGDVANKIGTYTVAVLAREHNIPFYVAAPLSTIDLSMVDGSEIPIEERASREVTHVGAQLLAPESVGVRNPAFDVTPARLVSAIITERGVVSGDYRQGLRQLAEKGG, from the coding sequence ATGTCCATCAAACCCATCCTGTTTGAAAGCGGCGTTGTCAAAATGCTCGACCAGCGCCGCTTGCCCACCGAGGAAGTCTGGAACGACTATCACGACTACCAGGGGGTGGCCGAAGCCATCACCACCATGGTGGTGCGCGGCGCGCCGGCCATCGGCGTGGCGGCGGCGCTGGGCGCGGCGCTGGGTGCGCGCGATATCGCGGCCAGGGATTTCGATGGATTTTTCGCCCAGTTCGAAAAAATCTGCGCGGTGTTGGCCGCCACCCGGCCCACGGCGGTCAATCTGTTCTGGGCTCTCGATCGCATGAAATCCTGCGCGCGCGGCAACGCTCAGTCGCCCCTGCCGGAACTCAAGGAGCGGTTGCTCGCCGAGGCATTGGAGATTGCCGCCGAGGATGAGCGGCTCAACCGTGACCTGGGGCGCAACGGCGCGCCGCTCATCCTCGACGGCGCGCGCGTGCTCACTCACTGCAACGCCGGGGCCCTGGCCACGGGCGGCTACGGCACCGCTCTGGGCGTGATCCGGGCCGCGGTGGAGCAGGGCAAGCAACTGCTCGTCTATGCCGATGAAACCCGTCCCTTTCTGCAAGGCTCGCGGCTGACCGCCTGGGAATTGCTGCGCGATGGGATTCCCGTGACCCTGATCTGCGACAACATGGCGGGCTATCTGATGAGCAAGGGCGAAATCGACTGCGTCATCGTCGGCGCCGACCGCATCGCCGCCAACGGCGATGTCGCCAACAAAATCGGCACCTACACGGTGGCGGTGCTGGCGCGCGAACACAACATTCCCTTCTACGTGGCGGCGCCCCTGTCCACCATCGACCTGAGCATGGTCGACGGCTCCGAGATCCCCATCGAGGAGCGCGCCTCGCGCGAGGTCACCCACGTCGGCGCGCAGCTTCTGGCGCCTGAGTCCGTAGGGGTGCGCAACCCGGCCTTCGACGTGACCCCGGCGCGGTTGGTGAGCGCCATCATCACCGAGCGCGGCGTGGTCAGCGGCGATTACCGCCAGGGGCTCCGGCAACTCGCGGAAAAGGGGGGCTGA
- the gatB gene encoding Asp-tRNA(Asn)/Glu-tRNA(Gln) amidotransferase subunit GatB, which yields MSSKYETVIGLEVHVQLTTDTKIFCGCSTRFGEAPNSQTCPVCLGLPGALPVLNGKAVDFAILAGLATNCRIAPRSIFARKNYFYPDLPKGYQISQFELPICEHGRLDIETAEGGPKTIGITRIHMEEDAGKSMHGDTPETSGSSLVDLNRACTPLLEIVSEPDMRSPEEAIAYLKKLHQIVVYLGVCDGSMEQGSFRCDANVSVRPYGQEKFGTRAEIKNINSFRFIKQAIEYEVERQIELIEDGGQVVQETRLFDPDTGVTRSMRGKEEAHDYRYFPDPDLVPLAVDEDWIARMRDQMPELPEARRARFVTEYGIPEYDAEVLTAERALADYYDACVKEHGGGKVCANWVMGEVIRGLNEQGISISECPVTPAMLAGMLKRIDDNTISGKIAKTVFEQMWQTGQDADTIIAEKGLKQVTDTGAIEAVIDEILAANPAQVEEYRGGKEKVFGFFVGQVMKASKGKANPAAVNDLLKKKLAGG from the coding sequence ATGTCTTCCAAATACGAAACGGTCATCGGGCTTGAAGTTCACGTTCAGCTCACCACCGACACCAAGATTTTCTGCGGCTGCTCGACGCGCTTCGGCGAGGCGCCCAACAGCCAGACCTGTCCGGTTTGCCTGGGCCTGCCCGGCGCGCTGCCGGTCCTGAACGGCAAGGCGGTGGATTTCGCCATCCTCGCCGGGCTGGCCACCAACTGCCGTATCGCGCCACGCTCCATCTTCGCCCGCAAGAACTACTTCTATCCCGATCTGCCCAAGGGCTACCAGATCAGCCAGTTCGAACTGCCCATCTGCGAGCACGGCCGACTCGACATCGAGACTGCCGAGGGCGGGCCCAAGACCATCGGCATCACGCGCATTCACATGGAGGAGGATGCCGGCAAATCCATGCACGGTGACACCCCGGAAACCTCGGGTTCGTCCCTCGTCGATCTCAACCGTGCCTGCACGCCGCTGCTGGAAATTGTCTCCGAGCCTGACATGCGCTCGCCCGAGGAGGCCATCGCCTACCTGAAAAAACTCCACCAGATCGTCGTCTATCTCGGCGTGTGCGACGGCAGCATGGAGCAGGGCTCCTTTCGTTGCGATGCCAACGTGTCCGTGCGCCCCTACGGGCAGGAAAAATTCGGCACCCGTGCCGAGATCAAGAACATCAATTCCTTTCGCTTCATCAAGCAGGCCATCGAATACGAGGTCGAGCGTCAGATCGAGCTTATCGAGGACGGTGGCCAGGTGGTGCAGGAAACGCGCCTTTTCGACCCCGACACCGGTGTGACCCGCTCCATGCGCGGCAAGGAAGAGGCCCATGACTACCGCTATTTCCCCGACCCCGATCTGGTGCCCCTGGCGGTGGATGAGGACTGGATCGCGCGCATGCGCGATCAGATGCCGGAGCTTCCCGAGGCGCGCCGCGCGCGCTTCGTCACGGAGTATGGCATTCCCGAGTACGATGCCGAGGTGCTCACCGCCGAGCGCGCTCTTGCTGACTATTACGACGCCTGCGTCAAGGAGCACGGCGGCGGCAAGGTGTGCGCCAACTGGGTCATGGGCGAGGTGATCCGCGGCCTCAACGAGCAGGGCATTTCCATCTCTGAATGCCCGGTGACCCCGGCGATGCTCGCCGGCATGCTCAAGCGCATCGATGACAACACCATTTCGGGCAAGATCGCCAAAACCGTCTTCGAGCAGATGTGGCAGACCGGACAGGATGCCGATACCATCATCGCCGAAAAGGGCCTCAAGCAGGTGACCGACACGGGCGCCATCGAGGCCGTGATCGACGAGATCCTTGCTGCCAACCCGGCCCAGGTTGAGGAATATCGCGGCGGCAAGGAGAAGGTGTTCGGCTTCTTCGTCGGCCAGGTGATGAAGGCCAGCAAGGGCAAGGCCAACCCGGCGGCGGTCAACGATCTGCTCAAGAAAAAGTTGGCGGGAGGCTAG